The Silene latifolia isolate original U9 population chromosome X, ASM4854445v1, whole genome shotgun sequence genome contains the following window.
GTTAAATGGTAAAGCATTAGGTGGTACCTCATAAGTTCTCTTGGTGGCTTCTCCACAAAGAGTGAGGAATGAAGACTCAGGCAGTGAGCAAGGTAAGAGATCCTCATATTTAGTGGTGAGTCACCAAAGGGGAGTTCTGTAAAGCACTCAAGAAGCTCTAGTCCTTCTGTAAAGAAGTCTAATAGGAAATCCTCTCCCTCTATGGTAGGTTTGGATCCAGTTTCAATTCCTTCCTCTCCCAATCAGTTCTCTCTTCTTGCTATGCAGAAATTGTTAGTGGAAGAGCAGGGTATAGAGGTTAAGGAAGGTGAACTAGGTGGTACCTCAGTGGTTAATCAAGTAGAGATAGGAGTTGTTCAAGAGAATGTAGGCTCAGTTGACCAGAGATCTCTTGAGAAAATTTCTGACTCTGCTGGAATTTCTGCTGTAATGCACTCAGAATGTTCAGAAGTGATTCTTGTGGATAATCAGGAAGTTGTGGTTCCTCCTGATAAAGATAAATGAAAGTTGCAGCTTGGAATGTAAGGGGATTCAATAATCCTCTTAAGCATAGTAAGGTGAGGAACTATATGTACGAGAATAGATTGGATCTGATTGCTCTCTTGGAAACAAGGGTTAAGCAGTCTAAGGCTTTGAATATTCTTAAGAACTCTTTTAGTAATTGGAATAGTATCTGTAACTATGATAAACACTACAATGGGAGGATAAGGGTACTGTTTAATCCTCGAATAGTATCCATTAGTAATATTCAAATTGAGGTCCAAGTCATTAATTATACAGTTCACCATTTTAAGACTAATAATGCTATCAACATCAGTTTTGTTTATGGGAGTAATGATGCTGTTCAGAGAGAAGCTTTGTGGAATTCTCTTCGATCATATGCTTCACCAATACCATGGATGGTGTTAGGTGATTTTAATATAGTCAGGTGTCCTGAGGAAAAGCTTAGCCCTAATCCTTATCTTTTACATGAGATGCTGGATTTTAACTCTTGTATCTCAGACTGTCAACTGGATGATCTAAGTAGCTCTGGGTGTGATATGACCTGGACCAATAAGCAGGAACCTGGTGCTAAGGTTTGGTCTAAGCTTGACAGGGTGCTTGTCAATGCTCCTTGGATGTCTTCTTTCCCTGTTTCTCATGCTGTCTTTTAGGAAGATGGTCATTCTGATCATTCTCCAGTTTTAGTCTTTATTTCTGAGGATAAGAAGGTTTTAAAGAGATTCAGTTTTTTGAATAGTTTGGTGAAGCATCCTGATTACCTCAAAACTGTCCAGAATGCTTGGCTCCCTTCCAAAGTTGGTAGTCCTATGTTCTGTTTATTTGAGAAACTTAAGTCAGTGAAACATACTCCTTCTAAGTTGCCTGGTAAGGAGTATAGTAATATATCTCTCAGAGTTAAAGAAGCAAAAGACCATTTGACTCACTGCCAAAATCATCTACAACTTGATCCATTATCTGCTGACTTGATTCAGGAAGAGAAGAAATGGATGCAGGAGTATACTAAATTTAAAAGTGCTGAACTAAATATTTTGCAACAAAGGGCTAAACTAAAGAATGTACAACTTTCAGATAGTGGCACCAAatattttttttgcaaaaaattcTGAAAGGCAGAACCAGCAGGTAATTGGTGCAATACAAGATCAAGAAGGAGTAATGCAACATAGAATGGATAAAGTTGGGTTGGCTTTCCAGAACTATTACCAGGGTTTGCTAGGGGAGGTCAAATCAGTAGTAGGATTAGCTAATGTTTCTATTCCCAGTGGTCCAAAGATTACCGAGGAAGACACCTTAGGCCTGATTTAGAATGTAACTGCTGTAGAAATTTGAGCTACATTTTTCAGTATGGATTCTAATAGTAGTCCTGGGGTGGATGGATTCTATGCTGGCTTTTTCAAATCAGCTTGGAGTATAGTTGAGGGTGATTTTTGTAGGGCAGTTCAAAATTTCTTTAGGACTGGAAAGATGACAAAGCAAGCAAACTCGACAATCATATCTCTTATTCCTAAAAAGGACATTCCTAGAAGTGTGATGGATTTCAGATATCCTGTTGTACAAATTTTTATAAAGCTGTAAGTAAGATCCTTGCTGACAGGCTCCAGAAGGTGCTTCCTTTAATTGTTGGTGCGGAGCAGGCAACATTTGTTAAAGGCAGGAGTATTCATGAGAATATTTTGTTATCTCAAGATCTGGCTAAGGGCTACAATAAGAAATCCATATCTCCTAGGTATCTTATTAAAAGGTTTTGACTCTTTGCAATGGAGCTTTGTTGCTGATATGTTACAGGAGTTTGGATTTCCTCAGCAGTTTATCAAATGGGTCCTTGGCTGTATAACAGGAACTTGGTATTCTTTGAAGCTTAATGGTGGTCTCTTTGGGTTTTTTCCAGGCAAGGATGGGACCAGACAAGGGGACCCTCTTTCTCCATATACTCAGCATAGAGATCTTGTCCAGATCCTTAAGACTCTTATGTCAGGAGCCTTTGGTCTCTTTCCATCCAAAATGCAGTAAACTTAATTTGACTCATTTAGTATTTGCAGATGACTTGATGGTTTTTGTTCGAGGGGATGTCCCTTCAGTTAGAGTTGTTCAACATGCTTTAACTAATTTTGCTTCTATATCTGGTCTCAATACAAATGTGGAGAAGACCAGTATATATTTTGGGGGAGTTTCTCAAGAGGTAAGAGCTACAATTTTGGAAGCAACAGGGTTTTCTAAAGGAGATTTTCCATTTAGATATCTGGGACTGCCCCTTGGCTCATCTAGATATTCTGTCAATATGTTTGACTCCTTGGTCAATAAAATTCAGCAAAAGTTGCAGCATTGGTCAGCTAAGTATATCACTTATGCTTGTAAGGCTCAGTTACTTTATGCTGTGATTTTTGGACTTGAAAATTTCTGGTGTTCAAGTGTTTTGCTTCCTCAAGAGGTACTCCATAAGATTAACCAGTTAAGTAGGAATTTTTTCTGGGGTGTTAAGGAAGGGGAGAGAAAAATGTAGTTTAAAAGCTGGAACCACATTTTTGCCCCTTGGCACAGGGGGAGGATTTAATTCAAGCATGTGCAGACTTGGAATGTAGCTTTGCTGCTTCATTGGATTTTGAAGTTATCTACTACTTCTACAGGACTGTGGGTAAAATGGCACAAAGAGTATGTCTTGAAAAATGACACAATTTGGTCTATTGCTTTCAAAGATCAGTTTTCTTCAAGTTTTAAGAGGATTTTAGCTACAAGGGATGTTCTGCTAGCCAAAGCAGGATCATACTAGGTGGCAGTAGGACTGTTTGATTCTTGGGTGAAAGGTGGAAAACTTCAGACTAGTGGTATCTATGAATACTTGCTGGAGGCTCCAATTCAGGAGGATTGGTATTTAGTTTTGTTTCACACAAGCATTGTTCCAAGCCACCAGTTTATAGCTATTCTAGCTGCTCAGGGGAAGTTGGCAACAGTTGATAACTTGCAGATCAGGGGCTTTCAGCTGGTGAATAGATGCAGCATCTGTAAGCAAGCCTTGGAAAGTCATCAACATTTGTTCTTCAGATGCTCTTTTTCTCAAGCAGTATGGGCAGAACTGCAGCATTGGCAGCAACTGATAGAAAGGAGTTCAGATTTGATTGAGGGAATGCAATGGAGCTATACTTCTGGAAGTCAGGTTGGATGGGCAGCTGCTTAGTTTAAGAAGACATTAGCTGCAGCAGTTTATAGCATATAGAAGGAAAGAAATAGGAGGATATTTAGGAACCAGGAGCATAATGCTCAGGTAGTGGTAGATCGTGTTAAGTACCTTGTCTGTGTGAGAATGTATATGAAAAATGATgcgactcttaattgcgcacatttagtcccctaattgaacctattttgcatactgatatagcattttatggccattttatccgtcaattccttcctattttgctttcctattgcattatatatgtcttgtaggaaagaagataatgaggcagaaTTCCCGCCTCTCTCGCATATtcagaagcttgttgacgatcttggatggactagtataaagaggaGGTAAGAATTATGACCAAGGATGTatgaataaagagtatatagaaggatcataggcttaaaagcaaggatgacgagaaggaagccattacaagaagaaattgcttggaaccaaactAAGAGTTGCTTGTTTGGCTCTCAAACAATTATAAatgaaacggcatcgaaaaatcaagtggtctaggcttttgaatcactccaataggagtccggatgaggaaataacgttCGTTTTACAATccaagctcaaatagacaagctgaccTATGATCCGAGCGTGCCAGActcaagacgggcgtcccagACTTAGGCCAGGCGTCCCAGGCTCAGGACGAGCAGattatgttggagcttgtgtcctccacagttagtgtgataacatttataaatctcttataagttcacaagggtatactttgtattttatcagttgattaacgattacctaataacggttggtttgctggaaagtttgacgttattatcatactgatggcggtgatcaactggtccctaaaagtcacacctaaaggatgtgtttgagagatgtgattatggaaatgtaatcacattgatgcctaatatgactaaaaggttagtccatgtatttgactaaacagttagtcaatgtgttgatgagacgattatttaatctaattaaataatattagctgagatgaattaactgtcaattcgtaaattgaatataaacagttatatttaattaatgtatataatgttagcttgaacgaattaagatgttaattcgtaattaaatgtaatcggttatatttaattagctaattattatatgcgatatttatagttaaagtatatattatacaatattgtcataccTAATTATTACAGACCGGGATTAATAAAttgactgcaagctgttgtgtgtagacttattaatacggaataaaatatatgatgatttataattatacacattttatacattttggaataaccgaaaataaggagattttatcCTTTTCTTTGGTTGTTGCCTAAAccgaaataagagtaaaaagaggaagaaaatatcttccTCTAATCACTCATTCTCACGGTTACAAGAGGCCAAATGGAGATCATTTTCTCTCATTCtaatttgacctaattctctcatcaaacaaaacacaaaaacccctaaattaattagtaaatttggggatctcattctagcaatttgaggggcatttctcggagcatcttgggtgcaacgattaggcgaatatcaatttgatatttttcttaggccataattgctaggaccgaaggttgattcttaatccctatcctattttgtttatgtaattcatttatgactaattttcatagattataatttcgttataatccttaattttaagggaagtataccgatatttcctacaagtggtatcagagccaaggccacgaaattatttttgttgaatttcataaatggatttaaacaatttttgaagaaaaaaaaaaattcggccgaagagaattttttttttttttttttgccgattgtattttttttcagccgagatgggtttcgtttctttttttttttaatgtttatatttccattttaattcattcattttattgttttaataagttaaaatgattatatgatgaatttgtagatgtttgatttaatgaggattaaattaaaatgtaaatggaattgttttgattaatgatgatttttgtttttgctatatagtttttggcatacatgagattaaattgttgtttaagaatcatgtatcattaattcatattgttgatgattatgccattcttgttctaatagcaactataaacaaatttgttcatctaaatgtCATTTTTCAATAAAAAAATTTAGGGCTGTTTTCGTTTTTTACTTTCAGCCGtgagttttataaaaaaaaaaaaaaaaaaaaattatatttggCTGAAAGCCgtgaagaaaaacaaaaaaaaaaaacaggccgttTTGTTTTTAATGCCGAGTGCATTCAATAAAaaaattttctgtttttttgttttttttaaagtaatgccgagaatttttttttttcggtttttaggCATAAAGCCGAGAGCAGCCAAGTGCAAtaaaatttttttgttttgttttggccaatattgattatacattattatctataatgtataataattgttgtgaaaaggttcacaaatcatagatacctaattattttaaagaggtttaaaataatgtgagattaattcatattataggtcaaTGTGAATTatgattgaaattaatgtgagtaattgaggaattgtcacttaatttgatcatttaaaataggtggtttggataaattaatctacataattaaggaattatgtcttgtatgtttaattttatagttgatgcattttattttagttgaatgaatcgttgaatggttttatttacgtatttttgcaatcggttgtaatttgtaatacctagtgtggccttagttaaattatgttttcgtaatgatggaaacataatttttaatgtaatttgagatctcgtatctccgtttggttttcttttatattatggttttgaaattagaatgtaaataggtttattatgtaattttttaaattgtaattttgagaagactagagatggagattggattgctcactcccgctacatggaccaagatggaacatcaagacaagcttctcgggtccaaggatggattccaaagttgtatttatgttcattttggtagatatgccacactaggactttattttgttttacgtttttcattcttattgattttcattcacatgatagttagtgcatcattttccgccgaaaccaaaccacctactaaaatgcatgaaaattgactcatatagattgaatgttagttttcatagacatacagatgtcacactttttaagccatcaccttagtttattcattctcgcatgctagatattagttcacttaaaatgaattaaataaagttgatgggatcttcctctaaaactgaaattgagattagtctttataagggcaaacaactatgaatcccttcttcgtcggtaggcatataggaccttactctccatatgaccccttctacgttgggtaagtagtttgtgttgacttagtttacctcaacattataatccgaagagtttctcgtgattatgatggactaaagatagaatttacagaaatttatcgaccaagaattctaacagtagaattagccaaaaggttggcttatcaatttacagataattgagtcttgggatcatttatataactcttgagggaggtcaattgtataaatgcttgagttttcgcgttataacagtattgcattagacttaaatcataaacgatgagtatgcttattatatttattcttcttttcgcaatgaagaatacgtttattttgataatactgttacaacaaatggctggaaataacgaaatcccaatgccaagtgccacacttggatgcGAGTCTGGtcgaaagctttcatggaccacatgaatcagttcacacgtctgaaaaatgacgggtccaattttgcggactgggaggcatcattgcggaatgctgccattgctgacggtaagctcaagtacttaagtgagccaataccggtacacccaggccccaatgcaggagttaacgagtcacttgcctatagtgatttcgtcatggaagcgggtgcgataaacaacgtactcatctttgcaatggaaaccaatttgcagagacgcttcattgcccaaggtgcaaacaagattttcaccacgctcactaacgagttctcaaaagcaccgagaatcgttacttatgagcacacatgtcgcttctttgatgcgaaactccagaagggccaaccggttagcccacacattcttaacatgattgagaatgtcgagaagctggaggcacttgattgcaaaatcagtgagagcatagtcattcaccgtatgcttcattcatttcatgatggttttgcccttttcagggcaaattactacatgaatgacatgaaaaaaagtcctcatgagctacactcacttctcgtacagaccgagaaggatatgaaattgagtgggagcatgaagcaagatgttctcatgatttccaacaagaataagggtaagggcaaagctcccggcgacctaactgtaggtaagccaaagtttaagaagccaagaaacggtaagagtgggcctggtgagactagtggctcacaagacaaggcaaagagcaagggcggtgacattgagtgccaccattgtcacaagactggacattggaggaggaactgtcccgtgtaccgtgaggacataaaagcagaccgcgtcactcctgttggtatgtcatcttatattcatatgattgagattaaccacgcaagtttcggaacttgggtacttgatactggttgtggttctcatctatgtaataatttgcagggcctaaaaaacatcacacctctcggaaagagtgatgtggacctgcgagtcaggaatagagctagagttgctgcagtctcaaagggaacatacgtaatccaactcccaagtggttttgagttatatttatataactgttactatgtacccagtttgtctaagaacattatttttgtttccgtacttgataaagacggttttacatttccaataaaggataatagctgtattttctctttcaaagaaatgatttatggcaaagcagtttccatgaatggaatttacatcttagatcaaactacagatatattacacgtgaataataagaaattaaaggttggtgacaaagatcaaacctatctatggcattgtcgaatgggacacataaatgaaaaacgtgtaaagaaactcgtcgagaatgggactattcccgcattcgatttttctacatttggcacgtgtgaatcatgtcttatcggcaaaatgactcgaatttccttcaaaggtgttagaatgcgcgctagtgacctattaggactcatacataatgacgtatgtggacctatgtcaattaccgctagagatggctatagatattttatcactttcacggacgatttaagtagatacggatatgtctacttaatgaagcataaaagtgtggacagcggggggcccacgggggcgcttgggaggaagagaacaagcgtttgcgtttttgttggagtcgccaccaatttttatgggaaattggaaccgttcgaatacctcgtgccatgtcaagacaaaaagtagagacatgaacactaagcaatcgttacccttagcattctatgtctagaatgactctcgtggatgccaatgaacacgggtgttcacggagatctggagtaaggggtgagggtacgtattaggaagctcttttgattgaacacctaatcccgcccgcctcgatagcggcctctacaaatgattagggacatcattcgtactcgatatatcgtcggctatatgcatacaatgcaacatccaagttttaatcctaacatgtgaaaattaggctaattcggtagacaattaatttagcatacaattaggtcgaagtaggatttaatgctcaattacatgtgaaaacatacaaatgatacaagaaataatgataagtACAATaggaaaaaataataataaagaaaattacaataattacaatgggttaggcgatttatgtcgaaaatacctttaaaacggataatttcaGAAAACAAATaaaggaatgaattaacgaacaaaacagaaggcgataatacgaataatagttaattaatacgtaagctaattaactaagtcaaggcaaaaacggagttcagggacagaattcaacccggaacaggcgcagcaaagctgcgtctcttggaataggcgcagcagttgctgcgtctgttcctgacctgaattctggctgcgAAGCCGGAATTGCGGGTTGTTAATACTtgtcggtaaatttaatgattgatttaaattatttactcggatgaaagtgattaaataggttatttacatgcgattacggtcataaaaacgataaacatggatgagacggatttaaacaaattaattacatgaaagaatgattgattagtgacatgagtgaaataaataaactaagcatgatgaattaacgatgaattaatgacgaacatgtgaTAGATAACACAAAAGACAGACGtaaatatgtcaatgatgaattccagaaactcaatattgatgaattgaatccctaaaacccgaattgagtttaatgacgaaaacccgcaaatatgagattataagggatttaagtcgaattaacGATTAGAttacatgctaatgaatgataaataacatacatgtgaattattagactattatgtcaaagaattaaagaaaacaaatgaaacaaataaaagtTTGACGAATttcagaagacgaaggaagaagaaaggaagcaggaactgcggcagcctcacgaagaggcgcagcaggaactgcgctccttcgaagaggcgcagcagttgctgcgtcctttctcgacgtctgtctactggaaatccgtaaaaaggggtttttaaacaagcttttataaatcggttttaagaggcattttcgacataaaccttacaattgatgatacaaaagtaaaatacaataaataaagagagatttacaccctcagacttacatgtttgacgaaacgagatgaactaagatatcgattagtgttgctcgacgcgaatgtaaagaaagtgccctcgtaagaggaattaaaacagattgattaagttgattgatgtggagttggtcaaattggtcggtcatgctaacgaggctggtactcagaaggatccgagcttacgtggtcgaaagttcaagcacgtagacgccaaaaagtaagaacaaaggtctagaatgtaaagggagaagagaagggtggacactcgcgcgAGAAATataaggagcgaaggctcctatttatactaatcacgtgaaggaattagggtttcggagagtctttggaagtgaatctcggaaagatatgaaaaagatacgaaaattacgcgagaaaggactgggaagaggcgcaaagcatccactgcgtctcttggaagaggcgcaaagactgctgcgtgcctgttcccaagtggtttcctcctgcggaagaaagatttccgtgtttgagttatggtaggacggaataatttggttttccttaatatcttatgtgaatattacgggaaattgtttaccaaaggataaagattgtgcaatatttataaaaatatggaatagaaatatccggaacattccagaacattctgactcgggatttaacggttatcagaaaatgaagacggttttaggcccgaactccaaatgtactctaattactgtcaaaacgactgtatcgtcacgtagatgacaactaagaggtagacataaatgtttgagcaatcacttgacgataaacttacgaactgtcataaatcattccgcgtagcaaacatgcggcccaatcatcaccgggtggtttgcgagaggttcagaaatgaggtatctacagagcccctactttaactgaggcttggacaaggcgaaagtcaaagtatagccatcaggtcaatcggagattacaacctgacgactatggcgacgcgaggcggctcaaggggtctgagccaaggacctgtcgtcgggaatattttagagtctgccgacttccggggagggtcgtttaaattccattagactacgtaaggaggctcgcccgCCATATGAAGAGACCATACCTGGAACTTCTTGAGAGACGCTTCCGGAATTGCGTAAGAGAGCTAAGGGCAAGCGTGGGagctaaataaggtgagtagcaggacgcaggcgggaactgctgagagaaaattgcttgggtagtcttcgagaaataattgcgagtagcaggacacaggcgggaactgctgagagaaaactgcttgggtagtcttcgagaaataattgcgaatagcaggacacaggcgggaactgctgagagaaaacaatgttgatctccacgtcggtcgtgaactctcgtg
Protein-coding sequences here:
- the LOC141618570 gene encoding uncharacterized protein LOC141618570, encoding MDSNSSPGVDGFYAGFFKSAWSIVEGDFCRAVQNFFRTGKMTKQANSTIISLIPKKDIPRSVMDFRYPVEFGFPQQFIKWVLGCITGTWYSLKLNGGLFGFFPGKDGTRQGDPLSPYTQHRDLVQILKTLMSGAFDDLMVFVRGDVPSVRVVQHALTNFASISGLNTNVEKTSIYFGGVSQEQKLQHWSAKYITYACKAQLLYAVIFGLENFWCSSVLLPQEGEDLIQACADLECSFAASLDFEVIYYFYRTVGKMAQRVAVGLFDSWVKGGKLQTSGIYEYLLEAPIQEDWYLVLFHTSIVPSHQFIAILAAQGKLATVDNLQIRGFQLVNRCSICKQALESHQHLFFRCSFSQAVWAELQHWQQLIERSSDLIEGMQWSYTSGSQVGWAAA